ATTTTTAAGTGGTTAATGATTTGTTGTTGGTAAGTGATGGACATCATATCCTCCTAAATTTCTTACTCAACGGTGGAACCTTCAGCCCAATTTCTTGGAATGTTCCTTCGTTTTATACACTGTGTGAGCTTGCCTTCTCAATTTCATACTCTAATTCTACACCACAAAGATTCCGGAACAAGCTCATCCCCTTTGCCTCACCTTTTCCTTTTAACGCACCCTTCCCCTTTGACTCACCTCTCCCCAAACTCACCTTTTCCAACCAACTCACCCTCCCCACCAACTTACCTTTTTCAACCATTTCCCCGCCCCCTCGCACTCCCACCAACTCACCCTTTTCCATATGCAGGTGAGTGCGTGCGTACCACGAAACATCTCCATTCTCGCGCAACTCGAAATGGTGATTTTTGGCTTGTGACTCATGCTTTTCGCCTGTTTTCGCCTGGTAATTTTGACGAATTCTTGTTAGTATTTTCTTCTAATAATCCTTAAATATAAAAGATATGTACAATAAAAAATCAAACGGACTTGTGGGGAAAAATACCTTGCAGGAATCAAGCGGACTCGTGGGAGAAAATACCCTGCAGAAATCCGCCGGGGTCAAGGCGAAAAACGATCTTTTGGCAGCAAAAAACCTTCATAAAAAATTTATTTCCCTTGGCAATCAACGAAATAAAATTACTCACGAACTTATCCTTCTGATCCCCGAGATCTATAAAAAAGAGATTTATAAATCTTATGGTTGCGCGAATATTTACGAATACGCCGCACGATTTGGCGGTGGACTCTCCGCCGGAGTCGTGGATAAAGTTATAAAAGTTGAAAAAAAATTAAGTGAAGTCAGTTGTCAAAATTTGTTTGAAACCGTGAGAGAACAAGGAGTTCACAAAGTCGCGATGGTGGCTTTTATGGCGACAAAAGAAAACGAAAAAGAGTTGATAAAAATGGTAGAAAACCTGCCAAAGGCGGCGGTTCAGGAATATTCGAGGGAAATGCGAGGTAAAATCTCACGTGCGCCGATGAAAATTGAGCTCGACGGCGTGATGCGATATCAACTTGAAAAAATGAAACACAAAATGAAGGTGCAATCCAACAAAGAAATATTGAAACGGCTTATACAAGCCCAGTTCGACCACTTTTTCCCCGGGGAAAATTTTGAAGAGGTGG
This genomic interval from Candidatus Peregrinibacteria bacterium contains the following:
- a CDS encoding HNH endonuclease signature motif containing protein, translated to MYNKKSNGLVGKNTLQESSGLVGENTLQKSAGVKAKNDLLAAKNLHKKFISLGNQRNKITHELILLIPEIYKKEIYKSYGCANIYEYAARFGGGLSAGVVDKVIKVEKKLSEVSCQNLFETVREQGVHKVAMVAFMATKENEKELIKMVENLPKAAVQEYSREMRGKISRAPMKIELDGVMRYQLEKMKHKMKVQSNKEILKRLIQAQFDHFFPGENFEEVEDDGEIAEIVSGGAEAVDHGAETVDREAKAVKKSKKITRYITKQKRTETLTKTGGRCSSPNCERPATEFHHKNGYAKTKSHDNLVALCGLHHKITHAGMYSEPTKTDLLY